From one Amycolatopsis sp. FDAARGOS 1241 genomic stretch:
- a CDS encoding DeoR family transcriptional regulator has product MAWDKTLDDETEVADRDGIRVLVARLGERVAVHTWPGRTGSTDRVVALAIVARCHELGTYSPVLSSRWLAERVTLGHATVSRSLRRLAEDEFLVGKPKRTSEHNYQYRVNLNWAPAQGQTEASSLVPSTWLTLSLNTVSVGHDAFAPKSLGYRAGRIWVATQHPVSAQEIATEYRVSAKTARRDLQGLVDSGLAEKIRDGRVTRYRMLDASTEKLDEIAEFFGTTGWHSRQRETHDRQRDARAYHYQTGGQA; this is encoded by the coding sequence ATGGCTTGGGACAAGACCCTTGACGATGAGACCGAGGTTGCGGACCGGGACGGTATCCGGGTCCTTGTGGCTCGCCTTGGGGAACGAGTGGCCGTACACACCTGGCCCGGACGAACGGGTAGCACGGATCGAGTGGTGGCCCTGGCAATCGTGGCCCGCTGCCATGAGCTAGGGACCTATTCCCCGGTCCTGTCCAGCCGTTGGCTTGCGGAACGGGTGACCCTGGGCCATGCAACCGTGTCCCGATCCTTGAGGCGTCTAGCCGAGGATGAGTTCCTCGTCGGCAAGCCCAAGAGGACTTCGGAGCACAACTACCAATACCGGGTTAATCTGAACTGGGCCCCGGCTCAGGGACAAACTGAGGCAAGTAGTTTAGTACCATCTACTTGGCTCACCTTGTCCCTCAATACTGTGAGTGTGGGGCATGATGCCTTTGCCCCGAAGTCCCTGGGTTATCGGGCCGGACGAATCTGGGTAGCCACTCAGCACCCGGTTTCAGCCCAAGAGATAGCCACCGAATACCGGGTCTCTGCCAAGACTGCTAGGCGAGACCTTCAAGGCCTGGTTGATTCGGGTTTGGCTGAGAAGATCCGGGATGGTCGGGTAACGCGGTATCGAATGCTAGATGCCAGTACCGAGAAGTTGGACGAAATTGCCGAGTTCTTCGGGACTACGGGTTGGCATTCTCGGCAACGGGAAACTCACGACAGGCAACGGGATGCCCGGGCTTATCATTATCAGACCGGGGGCCAGGCATGA
- a CDS encoding recombinase family protein produces the protein MTKRAGAYLRISADPSQGGRSVSSQLTQARKDAEAQGATLADEDVFTETKSASIFGLRAGQVRTEWAKFIERVPALDIAILPEISRGTREQVGWQRFSEACIEHGTLLCAKGRIFDLTDESDRFIAGIEVLQADAEAVRISRRVKRGIAGAIASEGGARASAGPVPFGFKRPPRLLGEPVIQVHDEEQAQAIRELAKGLLAEPPTRSLTATAEDWLVRFPGRNWNANVIRKILKNPALIGMRKHKDQWHPAAWPPILDTVTFHRLGELFESRRTRTGQQLPSSLLSSLAECGVCGQKLTLRKPKDTVPGYNCKHTGIRVFEADIWVSATVVDLVAREILAEIRREVPEVDTRRLDAAIQAVTKAREDLESWYSEGARSGLPPAEVAKMARGYVQALKDAEAEERAARAALDQEPTPPATEVLRLAEFLRQRESNGEPDEFQAMAGALDAWENWTLFERREQIRKHVTVTVYPKSHSPRILVEPRNPSPGQFWAGYGEGGAWMSEMAGAGNTYLYEKFRTSFGIDPGYGFHELPYEIIREVFALNRAPEPHPFYTDHGSSDVR, from the coding sequence ATGACCAAGCGTGCGGGTGCCTATCTGCGGATCTCGGCCGACCCAAGCCAAGGGGGCCGGTCCGTGTCCTCTCAGCTCACCCAGGCCCGGAAGGATGCCGAGGCTCAGGGAGCGACCCTGGCCGATGAGGACGTGTTCACCGAGACGAAGTCTGCCTCGATCTTCGGGCTCCGGGCCGGACAAGTCCGAACCGAGTGGGCCAAGTTCATTGAACGGGTCCCGGCCCTTGATATCGCCATCCTGCCCGAGATCAGCCGGGGCACTCGTGAGCAAGTCGGATGGCAACGGTTCTCAGAAGCGTGCATCGAACACGGAACCCTCCTCTGTGCCAAGGGCCGGATATTCGACCTCACGGACGAGAGTGACCGATTCATTGCCGGTATCGAGGTCCTCCAGGCGGACGCTGAAGCCGTACGTATCTCCCGACGAGTCAAGCGCGGGATTGCCGGAGCCATTGCTTCGGAGGGTGGGGCCAGGGCTTCAGCCGGACCTGTGCCATTCGGATTCAAGCGTCCACCCCGGCTCTTGGGTGAGCCCGTGATTCAGGTTCACGACGAGGAACAGGCCCAGGCAATCCGAGAATTGGCGAAGGGCCTCCTAGCCGAACCCCCAACCAGAAGCCTTACGGCCACGGCTGAGGACTGGCTAGTTCGATTCCCGGGCCGGAACTGGAACGCGAACGTAATCCGGAAGATTCTCAAGAACCCGGCTTTGATCGGGATGCGTAAGCACAAGGACCAATGGCACCCGGCAGCCTGGCCCCCGATCCTGGACACGGTCACATTCCACCGACTTGGCGAACTCTTCGAGAGCCGGAGAACCCGAACCGGGCAGCAACTCCCGTCCTCGCTCTTGTCATCCCTGGCCGAATGCGGGGTGTGTGGCCAGAAGCTCACCCTACGCAAACCCAAGGACACGGTCCCCGGCTACAACTGCAAACACACGGGGATACGAGTCTTCGAGGCCGATATCTGGGTGTCGGCTACGGTTGTGGATCTGGTAGCCCGGGAGATCCTGGCTGAGATCCGGCGAGAGGTTCCCGAGGTCGACACTCGACGCCTTGACGCTGCAATTCAGGCCGTGACCAAGGCCCGGGAAGACCTCGAATCCTGGTACTCGGAGGGGGCCCGGTCCGGGCTTCCTCCGGCCGAGGTAGCGAAGATGGCCCGGGGATACGTTCAGGCCCTCAAGGACGCTGAGGCCGAGGAACGAGCGGCACGGGCTGCCCTGGACCAGGAACCCACTCCCCCGGCAACCGAGGTCCTACGCCTGGCCGAGTTCCTACGCCAGAGGGAATCGAACGGAGAGCCGGACGAGTTCCAGGCTATGGCCGGGGCTCTCGACGCTTGGGAGAACTGGACCCTGTTCGAGCGTCGGGAACAGATCCGGAAACACGTCACCGTGACCGTGTACCCCAAGAGTCACAGTCCCCGGATCCTGGTTGAGCCCCGGAACCCAAGCCCTGGCCAGTTCTGGGCCGGATACGGGGAGGGTGGGGCTTGGATGAGTGAAATGGCTGGGGCAGGGAATACGTACTTGTACGAGAAGTTCCGGACGTCATTCGGCATTGATCCCGGATACGGGTTCCACGAACTCCCCTACGAGATCATCCGAGAGGTCTTCGCCCTGAACCGAGCACCTGAACCCCACCCGTTCTATACCGATCATGGATCCTCGGACGTACGGTGA
- a CDS encoding alginate lyase family protein, whose protein sequence is MLGATALTVLGSVLAVVPVSGTAAAQPVPHTIVTDGKKLAQIRGALRGGHATAAQRAALKTVLGKADEALTAGPWSVLDKPTTPPSGDKHDYQSQAPYQWASQPKTPDNPQGCPYVNRDGERNPEADAITDHTYRMVAWDAIYYLSTAWYYTGDAKYAQRAALDIRTWFLDPATRMNPNMTYSQIVPCKNTISGTGIIDSTQSFTQVVDAFALLDAGAPGWTGRDRSGVRDWLGRYLTWMQTSPQAKLELAATNNHGTFLDVQNATITAYLGKTNQARQIVLDAMHKRFPVQFDANGNQPLELTRTISWHYVNFNLTAWGRMAEVGHTLGVDVWGYRASNGATLRKVVDRLIPAALNGAPSWPYPQIGVFDQSIAADIFHAAAEEAHDTDAANALTLMPLPAGGDTWPVRVTCFPLDPPLK, encoded by the coding sequence GTGCTCGGCGCGACCGCGCTCACGGTGCTCGGCTCAGTGCTCGCGGTGGTCCCGGTGAGCGGTACGGCGGCGGCGCAGCCGGTGCCGCACACGATCGTGACGGACGGCAAGAAGCTGGCGCAGATCCGCGGCGCGCTGCGCGGCGGGCACGCCACCGCGGCCCAGCGCGCCGCGCTGAAAACGGTGCTGGGCAAGGCGGACGAGGCGCTCACCGCCGGTCCGTGGTCCGTGCTGGACAAGCCCACCACGCCTCCCAGCGGTGACAAGCACGACTACCAGAGCCAGGCGCCCTACCAGTGGGCGAGCCAGCCGAAGACGCCCGACAACCCGCAGGGCTGCCCGTACGTGAACCGCGACGGCGAGCGCAACCCCGAGGCCGACGCGATCACCGACCACACCTACCGCATGGTGGCGTGGGACGCGATCTACTACCTCAGCACCGCCTGGTACTACACGGGCGACGCGAAGTACGCGCAGCGCGCGGCTCTCGACATCCGCACGTGGTTCCTCGACCCGGCCACCCGCATGAACCCGAACATGACCTACTCGCAGATCGTGCCGTGCAAGAACACCATCAGCGGCACGGGGATCATCGACTCGACGCAGTCGTTCACGCAGGTCGTCGACGCGTTCGCGCTGCTCGACGCCGGCGCGCCGGGCTGGACCGGCCGCGACCGCTCCGGGGTCCGCGACTGGCTCGGCCGGTACCTCACCTGGATGCAGACCAGCCCGCAGGCGAAACTGGAGCTGGCCGCCACCAACAACCACGGCACGTTCCTCGACGTGCAGAACGCGACCATCACCGCCTACCTCGGCAAGACGAACCAGGCGCGGCAGATCGTGCTCGACGCGATGCACAAGCGGTTCCCCGTGCAGTTCGACGCCAACGGCAACCAGCCCCTCGAGCTCACGCGCACGATCTCGTGGCACTACGTCAACTTCAACCTCACGGCGTGGGGCCGGATGGCGGAGGTCGGGCACACCCTCGGCGTCGATGTCTGGGGCTACCGGGCGAGCAACGGCGCGACGCTGCGCAAGGTCGTCGACCGGCTCATCCCCGCGGCGCTGAACGGCGCACCGTCGTGGCCGTACCCGCAGATCGGCGTGTTCGACCAGTCGATCGCCGCGGACATCTTCCACGCGGCCGCCGAAGAAGCCCACGACACCGACGCGGCCAACGCGCTCACGCTGATGCCACTGCCCGCCGGCGGAGACACGTGGCCGGTGCGCGTCACCTGCTTCCCGCTCGACCCGCCGCTCAAGTGA
- a CDS encoding acyltransferase, whose protein sequence is MTTTEIPRPAQGEPERAARRGHLRQLGLYRLMTFVLVIFMHVLGATTFPQDIVSDALETPLHLTREAFFALTTFVLVFQYRGRPLRAGAFWRKRVPLVAVPYVAWSVIYWAYSLLTAEQPVGSAAAALRALVIEIATGTAWYHLYFLLVTLQVYLLFPLLLKLLRVIRAHPWVVLGVSGALQVAVTVFLSYPPAGVEYSTVSRFFTTLLPYQFYSVLGAVAAVHFEAVHAWVRRHRWVVGGALVVSLAFAEAGYFLSVHNGEWPELASDAFRPYLIPWCVAAIAGLYLAGTRWAESSRRGSRVVSWAVDRSFAIFLAHPIALALLAPLIAFVGDGAGAPWTTVAVFPATLALTFLIVEVLRRLPWSRALTGRPPLELKRVAAAAAA, encoded by the coding sequence ATGACGACCACCGAGATACCGCGTCCAGCCCAGGGGGAGCCGGAGCGCGCCGCGCGGCGGGGGCACCTGCGCCAGCTCGGCCTGTACCGGCTGATGACCTTCGTCCTCGTGATCTTCATGCACGTGCTGGGCGCGACGACCTTCCCGCAGGACATCGTTTCCGATGCGCTCGAGACGCCGCTGCACCTGACGCGCGAGGCGTTCTTCGCGCTGACCACGTTCGTGCTCGTGTTCCAGTACCGCGGCCGCCCGCTGCGGGCCGGGGCGTTCTGGCGCAAGCGGGTGCCGCTCGTCGCGGTGCCGTACGTGGCCTGGTCGGTGATCTACTGGGCCTACTCGCTGCTCACGGCTGAGCAGCCCGTCGGGTCGGCCGCCGCCGCGCTGCGGGCACTGGTGATCGAGATCGCGACCGGCACGGCGTGGTATCACCTGTACTTCCTGCTCGTGACGCTGCAGGTGTACCTGCTGTTCCCGCTGCTGCTCAAGCTCCTGCGGGTGATCCGCGCGCACCCGTGGGTCGTGCTCGGCGTCTCCGGCGCGCTGCAGGTCGCCGTGACGGTGTTCCTGAGCTACCCGCCCGCCGGCGTCGAGTACTCGACCGTCAGCCGGTTCTTCACCACACTGCTGCCGTACCAGTTCTACTCGGTGCTCGGCGCCGTGGCGGCCGTGCACTTCGAGGCCGTGCACGCGTGGGTGCGCCGCCACCGGTGGGTCGTGGGCGGCGCACTCGTGGTGTCCCTCGCCTTTGCCGAGGCCGGCTACTTCCTCAGTGTCCACAACGGAGAGTGGCCCGAGCTGGCGAGCGACGCGTTCCGGCCCTACCTCATCCCGTGGTGCGTCGCCGCGATCGCCGGGCTCTACCTCGCCGGCACGCGCTGGGCCGAATCGAGCCGGCGCGGGAGCCGGGTCGTGTCGTGGGCGGTGGACCGGTCGTTCGCGATCTTCCTGGCGCACCCGATCGCGCTGGCTCTGCTGGCGCCGTTGATCGCGTTCGTCGGTGACGGCGCCGGCGCGCCGTGGACGACCGTGGCCGTGTTCCCGGCGACGCTGGCGCTCACCTTCCTGATCGTCGAGGTACTGCGGCGCCTGCCCTGGAGCCGCGCGCTGACCGGCCGGCCACCACTGGAGCTCAAGCGGGTCGCTGCCGCTGCCGCTGCTTAG
- the aroA gene encoding 3-phosphoshikimate 1-carboxyvinyltransferase, protein MTEAHDDHWAAPVAAAALDARVRVPGSKSITNRAYVLAALASAPTRVRVPLDSRDTRLMLGALASLGGRSEQTADGFLVHPLGSTGSSHGEPVQVVLGNAGTVARFTPALAALGEGTVLFDGDEAIRRRPIGPLLAALRRLGVRIDDDGRGAPPFTVHGAGGVRGGAVDLDSSASSQFLSALLLAGPAFDRGVTVRLVGDAPPSEPHIAMTLDMLRRFGATVEREGAEFHVAPSKLSCPEYVVEPDLSTAAPFVAAAVAAGGTVRVAGWPRTTTQPGDWLRSLLPALGATVGLDDDGLAVTGGPRIPGVELDLHEVGELTPVVAALLCFADGPSVISGVAHLRGHETDRITALATELSALGADVSETDDGLRITPAPLHGGVFHTYDDHRLVMAAAVLALRVEGVRVENPATVGKTFPGFVDTWTGMLGSGR, encoded by the coding sequence GTGACGGAAGCGCACGATGACCACTGGGCCGCGCCGGTCGCGGCCGCGGCACTGGACGCGCGAGTGCGCGTGCCGGGCTCGAAGTCGATCACGAACCGCGCCTACGTGCTGGCCGCTCTCGCGAGCGCGCCGACGCGCGTGCGCGTGCCGCTCGACTCCCGCGACACCCGCCTCATGCTCGGCGCGCTGGCGTCGCTGGGCGGGCGGTCCGAGCAGACGGCCGACGGATTCCTCGTGCACCCGCTCGGTTCGACCGGCAGCAGCCACGGCGAGCCGGTCCAGGTCGTGCTCGGCAACGCCGGCACGGTCGCGCGCTTCACGCCCGCGCTCGCCGCGCTGGGTGAGGGCACCGTGCTCTTCGACGGCGACGAGGCCATCCGCCGCCGCCCGATCGGCCCGCTGCTGGCCGCGCTGCGCCGCCTCGGCGTGCGCATCGACGACGACGGCCGCGGCGCCCCGCCCTTCACCGTCCACGGCGCCGGTGGCGTGCGCGGCGGCGCGGTGGACCTCGACTCGTCGGCGTCGAGCCAGTTCCTCTCGGCCCTGCTGCTGGCCGGGCCCGCGTTCGACCGCGGCGTGACCGTCCGCCTCGTCGGCGACGCACCGCCGAGCGAGCCGCACATCGCGATGACGCTCGACATGCTGCGCCGCTTCGGCGCGACCGTCGAGCGTGAGGGTGCGGAGTTCCACGTCGCGCCGTCGAAGCTCTCCTGCCCCGAGTACGTGGTGGAGCCGGATCTGTCGACGGCCGCGCCGTTCGTCGCCGCGGCGGTGGCCGCGGGCGGCACGGTGCGCGTCGCGGGCTGGCCGCGCACCACCACCCAGCCCGGCGACTGGCTGCGCAGCCTCCTGCCCGCGCTCGGTGCCACCGTCGGGCTGGACGACGACGGCCTCGCCGTGACCGGCGGCCCGCGCATCCCGGGTGTGGAGCTCGACCTGCACGAGGTCGGCGAGCTGACCCCGGTGGTCGCGGCTCTGCTCTGCTTCGCCGACGGCCCGTCGGTCATCTCCGGCGTCGCCCACCTGCGCGGCCACGAGACCGACCGCATCACCGCGCTGGCGACCGAGCTGTCCGCGCTGGGCGCCGACGTCTCCGAAACCGACGACGGCCTGCGCATCACCCCGGCCCCGCTGCACGGCGGCGTGTTCCACACCTACGACGACCACCGCCTGGTGATGGCCGCCGCGGTGCTGGCCCTGCGCGTCGAAGGCGTCCGCGTCGAGAACCCGGCCACGGTCGGCAAGACCTTCCCCGGGTTCGTCGACACGTGGACCGGGATGCTCGGCTCGGGCCGGTAA
- a CDS encoding CTP synthase, which yields MGLQSRATKFVFVTGGVASSLGKGLTASSLGQLLTARGLRVTMQKLDPYLNVDPGTMNPFQHGEVFVTDDGAETDLDIGHYERFLDRDLDGKANVTTGQVYSEVIAKERRGEYLGDTVQVIPHITDEIKSRITAAAGPDEHGNAPDVVITEVGGTVGDIESLPFLEACRQVRHDVGRDHCFFLHVSLVPYLAPSGELKTKPTQHSVAALRNIGIQPDALVCRADRELPEDLKRKIGLMCDVDSEAVIACPDARSIYDIPKVLHGEALDAYVVRRLGLPFRDVDWTVWGDLLDRVHNPSEIVRVAVVGKYIDLPDAYLSVTEALRAGGFAHRAKVEIVWVASDDAQTASGAASVLSDVDGVLIPGGFGIRGIEGKVGAIEYARTRGVPLLGLCLGLQCMVIEGARHLAGIEDANSAEFDENTKHPVISTMADQRDVVAGERDMGGTMRLGAYPAKLKPGSQVAKAYGTTEVSERHRHRYEVNNAYRNQLSDAGLVFSGTSPDDRLVEFVELPADVHPFFVGTQAHPELKSRPTRPHPLFSAFVKAVVDRKVAERLPVELAEAPVAAR from the coding sequence GTGGGACTTCAGTCGCGGGCTACCAAGTTTGTCTTTGTCACCGGAGGCGTCGCCTCCTCTCTGGGTAAGGGACTCACGGCCTCCAGCCTCGGTCAGCTCCTTACCGCGCGCGGGCTTCGCGTCACGATGCAGAAGCTCGACCCGTACCTCAACGTCGACCCCGGGACGATGAACCCGTTCCAGCACGGCGAGGTGTTCGTCACCGACGACGGCGCCGAGACCGACCTGGACATCGGGCACTACGAGCGCTTCCTCGACCGGGACCTCGACGGCAAGGCCAACGTCACGACGGGCCAGGTCTACTCCGAGGTCATCGCCAAGGAACGGCGCGGCGAGTACCTCGGCGACACCGTGCAGGTGATCCCGCACATCACCGACGAGATCAAGTCGCGCATCACCGCCGCGGCCGGTCCCGACGAGCACGGGAACGCGCCGGACGTGGTGATCACCGAGGTCGGCGGCACGGTCGGCGACATCGAGTCGCTGCCGTTCCTCGAGGCGTGCCGCCAGGTGCGCCACGACGTCGGCCGGGACCACTGCTTCTTCCTGCACGTGTCGCTCGTGCCCTACCTCGCGCCGTCGGGCGAGCTCAAGACCAAGCCGACGCAGCACTCCGTCGCCGCGCTGCGCAACATCGGCATCCAGCCCGACGCGCTGGTCTGCCGCGCCGACCGGGAGCTGCCGGAGGACCTCAAGCGCAAGATCGGCCTGATGTGCGACGTCGATTCCGAGGCCGTCATCGCGTGCCCGGACGCGCGCTCCATCTACGACATCCCGAAGGTGCTGCACGGCGAGGCGCTCGACGCGTACGTGGTGCGCCGCCTCGGTCTGCCGTTCCGCGACGTCGACTGGACGGTGTGGGGGGACCTGCTCGACCGTGTGCACAACCCGAGCGAGATCGTGCGCGTCGCCGTGGTCGGCAAGTACATCGACCTGCCCGACGCGTACCTGTCGGTGACCGAGGCCCTGCGCGCGGGCGGGTTCGCCCACCGCGCCAAGGTCGAGATCGTGTGGGTGGCCTCCGACGACGCGCAGACCGCGTCGGGCGCCGCGTCCGTGCTGTCCGATGTGGACGGTGTGCTCATCCCGGGCGGGTTCGGCATCCGCGGCATCGAGGGCAAGGTCGGCGCCATCGAGTACGCCCGCACGCGCGGCGTGCCGCTGCTGGGCCTGTGCCTCGGCCTGCAGTGCATGGTCATCGAGGGCGCGCGGCACCTGGCGGGCATCGAGGACGCGAACTCGGCCGAGTTCGACGAGAACACGAAGCACCCGGTGATCTCGACGATGGCCGACCAGCGCGACGTCGTCGCCGGCGAACGCGACATGGGCGGCACGATGCGTCTCGGCGCGTACCCGGCGAAGCTCAAGCCGGGCTCGCAGGTCGCGAAGGCCTACGGCACCACCGAGGTGTCCGAGCGCCACCGCCACCGCTACGAGGTGAACAACGCCTACCGCAATCAGCTCTCCGACGCCGGCCTGGTGTTCTCGGGCACCTCGCCCGACGACCGCCTGGTCGAGTTCGTGGAGCTGCCCGCCGACGTGCACCCCTTCTTTGTCGGCACGCAGGCGCACCCCGAGCTCAAGAGCCGCCCGACCCGGCCGCACCCGCTCTTCAGCGCGTTCGTGAAGGCCGTGGTGGACCGCAAGGTCGCCGAGCGGCTGCCGGTGGAACTCGCCGAAGCACCCGTGGCGGCCCGGTGA
- a CDS encoding NUDIX domain-containing protein — translation MTEPGKHEFTVAGSRVVHIGRVVGLRVDDVVMPGGETAAREVVEHLGAVAILALDAGDAITLVHQYRHPLGHRLWELPAGLIDKPGEDPVDAAKRELVEEVGLAAREWATLVDVAASPGFTDEVVRVFLARDLSEVDRDVLGEEEADLVVKKFSLADAVEMALAGELVNGATVSGVLAAHAVLTGAAKTRPADAPWRDRPTRFAQRRAQG, via the coding sequence GTGACCGAGCCCGGCAAGCACGAGTTCACGGTCGCCGGCTCGCGGGTCGTCCACATCGGACGCGTCGTCGGCCTGCGAGTCGACGACGTGGTGATGCCCGGCGGCGAGACGGCCGCCCGCGAGGTCGTCGAGCACCTCGGCGCCGTCGCGATCCTCGCGCTCGACGCCGGTGACGCCATCACGCTCGTCCACCAGTACCGGCACCCGCTCGGGCACCGCCTGTGGGAGCTGCCTGCGGGCCTGATCGACAAGCCGGGGGAGGACCCCGTCGACGCCGCCAAGCGCGAACTCGTGGAGGAGGTCGGGCTGGCGGCGCGCGAGTGGGCGACGCTCGTGGACGTCGCCGCGTCGCCCGGCTTCACCGACGAGGTCGTGCGCGTGTTCCTCGCGCGCGATCTGTCCGAAGTGGACCGCGACGTGCTCGGTGAGGAGGAAGCCGACCTCGTGGTGAAGAAGTTCTCGCTCGCCGACGCGGTCGAGATGGCGCTCGCGGGCGAACTGGTCAACGGCGCGACCGTGTCCGGTGTGCTGGCCGCCCACGCCGTGCTCACCGGGGCCGCGAAAACGCGCCCCGCCGACGCGCCGTGGCGCGACCGGCCGACCCGGTTCGCGCAGCGGCGCGCCCAGGGCTGA
- the xerD gene encoding site-specific tyrosine recombinase XerD — protein MIAAYLDHLVVERGTARNTLDSYARDLRRYAAHLEAAGVTEFPAVTPAHVTSFGAALREGDEEHRPLAASSAARALVAVRGLHKFAHADGLTEHDPAREVRPPAAAKRLPKALPVTDVLKLLETPPPDGERPLRDRALLELLYSTGARISEAVGLDVDDVDDAERTVLLDGKGGKQRLVPIGRPAVEALHAYLVRARPVLAAHGRGTAAMFLNARGSRLSRQSAWQVLKDTAERAGITADVSPHTLRHSFATHLLEGGADVRVVQELLGHASVTTTQVYTLVTVNTLREVYATAHPRALG, from the coding sequence GTGATCGCCGCGTACCTCGACCACCTCGTGGTGGAGCGCGGCACCGCCCGCAACACCCTCGACAGCTACGCCCGCGATCTGCGCCGCTACGCCGCCCACCTCGAAGCGGCGGGTGTCACCGAGTTCCCGGCCGTGACGCCGGCGCACGTCACGTCGTTCGGCGCCGCGCTGCGCGAAGGAGACGAGGAGCACCGGCCGCTGGCGGCGTCGTCGGCCGCGCGGGCGCTGGTCGCCGTGCGCGGGCTGCACAAGTTCGCGCACGCCGACGGTCTCACGGAGCACGACCCCGCGCGCGAGGTCCGACCGCCGGCCGCGGCGAAGCGGCTGCCCAAGGCACTGCCGGTGACCGACGTGCTGAAGCTCCTGGAAACCCCGCCGCCCGACGGCGAGCGGCCCCTGCGCGACCGGGCGCTGCTCGAACTCCTCTACTCCACGGGCGCCCGCATCTCCGAAGCCGTCGGTCTCGACGTGGACGACGTGGACGACGCCGAGCGCACCGTGCTGCTCGACGGCAAGGGCGGCAAGCAGCGCCTCGTGCCCATCGGCCGGCCCGCCGTGGAGGCGCTGCACGCGTACCTCGTGCGCGCGCGCCCGGTGCTCGCCGCGCACGGCCGCGGCACCGCGGCGATGTTCCTCAACGCCCGCGGCAGCCGCCTGTCGCGCCAGAGCGCGTGGCAGGTGCTCAAGGACACCGCCGAACGGGCGGGCATCACGGCCGACGTCTCGCCCCACACCCTCCGCCACTCCTTCGCCACCCACCTCCTCGAGGGCGGCGCGGACGTCCGCGTCGTCCAGGAGCTCCTCGGCCACGCCT